Proteins encoded in a region of the Acidobacteriota bacterium genome:
- a CDS encoding zf-HC2 domain-containing protein, translating into MTEPRRSAPLDPDTVAQTLSATLTAAPDDFDHPGHEHLTALVDGQLDEADREWVENHVEHCRICKQDVADLADVAKLIPKRRSWMTPVLAWGAAAAGVGMVLWFGWPTPKQETAVPAEASTAATDTSPPPPAAPAAPSTPAILTPDESNDVALALESGRMEFPRHAALLRGHAGTLLGTAEAETPAGLTTPVGTSVIDARPLFSWTPVDGATAYSVAVFDERFREVASSGRLDTTSWTPRRNLPRNRILAWQVTAHRPEGEVVRPAPPQPEARFFVLSLAAVSAAEADRTRLATEPVALGLALTKVGLFDDAQRAFEGALSDARYKPAQVRALLTRLRAR; encoded by the coding sequence GTGACTGAACCGCGCCGCTCTGCACCGCTTGATCCAGATACGGTGGCCCAAACCCTCTCGGCCACACTGACAGCGGCGCCCGATGACTTCGACCACCCGGGCCACGAACATCTCACCGCCCTTGTGGATGGACAGTTGGATGAGGCGGACCGCGAATGGGTGGAGAATCACGTCGAACACTGCCGAATCTGCAAACAGGACGTGGCCGATCTCGCGGACGTCGCGAAGCTGATTCCGAAGCGGCGTTCATGGATGACGCCGGTGTTGGCCTGGGGCGCTGCGGCAGCAGGCGTTGGGATGGTCCTCTGGTTTGGATGGCCGACTCCCAAGCAGGAGACCGCGGTACCGGCAGAGGCATCGACCGCGGCCACGGACACTTCGCCTCCTCCGCCTGCTGCGCCAGCCGCACCTTCGACGCCTGCGATCCTGACTCCGGACGAGAGTAACGACGTCGCACTGGCGCTCGAGTCAGGCCGGATGGAGTTTCCCCGTCATGCAGCCCTGCTGCGCGGACACGCGGGCACGTTACTTGGCACTGCGGAAGCTGAAACGCCGGCGGGACTCACAACACCAGTGGGCACCAGTGTCATCGACGCGCGCCCTCTCTTCTCGTGGACGCCGGTCGACGGTGCCACCGCGTACTCGGTGGCGGTCTTCGACGAGCGGTTCAGGGAAGTCGCCTCAAGCGGCCGGCTCGACACGACCTCGTGGACGCCCCGCAGAAACTTGCCGCGTAACCGGATACTGGCGTGGCAAGTCACGGCCCATCGTCCCGAGGGCGAGGTCGTCCGCCCTGCCCCGCCACAACCAGAAGCGCGCTTCTTTGTGCTCAGCCTGGCGGCTGTGTCGGCGGCCGAGGCCGATCGCACTCGACTGGCCACCGAACCCGTCGCGCTCGGGCTGGCGCTCACGAAGGTCGGCCTGTTCGACGACGCGCAGCGAGCATTCGAAGGCGCGCTGTCAGACGCGCGCTACAAACCGGCGCAGGTGCGCGCGCTGCTCACACGCCTCCGCGCGCGATAG